GGGCCACATCGCCAGCGACGCGATCGGCATGAACGCGGTCGTCGACGCCCTGGAGGAGCGCGGCGTCGACTGCGACACGATCTCGGGGTGCGGGATCGGCCGCGACGAGTGACCGACCGCGCCGTCGGTTTAGGTCGGCCTACCGTTTAGGGATACCAAAACCTATATCTTCGCGGGGGCGTGAGGAACCGGTAATGACGCACGATCTGCTCGCGGAACGGGACGACGAGGTGTCGTCCGGGCCCGAGTTCGCCCCCGAGACCCCCGTAGCCGCCCTCCGGACGTGTCCCGAGAGAACGGTGTTCTCCGAGAACGGCAACGCAGACGGCTGGATCTCGACGGACCTGACGGTCGAGCTGGAACGGTAATTCAACGGTTCTCGCGGATCTTCTCGGGCGTCTCGCGCCCGTTCCGCCATCGTCCATATCGGACCCGCGGCTACTCTCGCGGCGGTTCGAAAAAACGGAGACGATTCGAGTTCTGAGGGGCGTCGCGTCCCGACTTACTGCATCGTTCCCTCGGTGACGAGGGTGTCGTCCTCGAGGTAGTGCTCGATGTGGTGGGCGTCCTCCTCGACCTGCACGATGTTCTCGCGGAGGATCTCGCCGGTCGTGGGGTCGCCGAGGCCATCGGCGAGCTCGACGTGCTCGCGCAGCGTCTCGATGATGTCGCCGTACATCTCCATGTCGTTCGCCAGCGACGTGCGGATGTCGTAGACGTCCTCGTCCTCGGGCTCGATAGGGGCCTCCTCCTGCAGCGTCGTCATGGACGCGTGCGGGACGCCGCCCAGGGCCTGCACGCGCTCGGCGAGCTCGTCGGCGAACGCCTCGGCGTTCTCGGCGGCCTCGCCGAGGAAGATGTGCAGGTCGCGGAACTCCGCGCCCTCCACGTTCCAGTGGTGCTTGCGCAGCTGGTGGTACAGCACGTACGTCGCCGCGAGGTCGGTGTTGAGCGCGTCGATTATCTGCTCGGCCTTCTCGGCGTCCATCCGAAGCGCTTCGCTTCCCTCGACATCGCCCGCGGACTTCAGCACACGCTTTTGAGTACTCATCTGTACCTGGCCGTACGCTCGCCGGACACATAAAACCCCGCCTCACGACAAGAAATCTTTTGGAATACCTAAACACCGTTATCGTTTCGGGAACCAGAACGCGGGTTCGGGCGGCGTAGGTCGTCGTTCCCGGCCGCGTCGAGAACCGGGATGAACTCGCGCTGTTCGGCGAGCACCTCGGAGTCGAGGTCGGCGATCAGGTCGCGCTCGTCGCGGTTCAGCGCCGCGGCGACGGCGCCGTCGGGGCGGACGACCGCCGACCGCCCGGCGTAGGCCGTTTCGGGCGCGTCCGGCACGTCACGAACGCCGGTCCGTCCGGCGCCGACGACCCAGCGGACGCCGTCGAGCGCCCGGGCGCGCAACAGGAGCCGCCAGTTCTCCGAGTGGGCCGCCGGCCACGCGCCGGCGACGAACAGCGCGTCGACCCGGTCGGCCGCGAAGGCGGCGCTGTCGCCGACGAAGTTCAGATCGTAGCAGGTGACGAGCCCCGTCGACCCCGCTGGCGTCTCGACGACGACCCGGTCGTCGCCGGCGGTCACCACGTCCGCCTCGCTCCCCCGGAGGTGTCGCTTGCGGTAGACGGTCGTGTCGCCGTCCGGGGCGACGTACGCGAGGGCGTTGTACAGTCGATCGTCGCTCGCGCCGCGTTCGAGATAGCCTGCGACGACCGCGAGGTCGTTGTCGGCCGCGACCGACCGGAGCCGGTCGAGTTCCGGCCCCTCGCGGTCGAGCGCGACCCCGTGGGCGCGCTCGTCGGCGACGAAGCCCGTCAGCGCGTACTCCGGGAACAGCGCGACGGCGACGCGGTCCGGCAGGGCGGCGACGCGCTCGGCGACGGCGTCGAGGTTTGCCGCGGTGTCCAGATCGGCGACGGACAGCTGGGGGACGGCGACGATTGGCACGCCGAACCGCTCGTCCCCCTGGCGCAAAACGACGGCGGTCGGCCGCCCGGAATATGGAAACGCCCTTGTAGCCGACACACCCATCGTCGGCCATGAGCGACGACGACCCGGCCGAGGAGTCAGGCGACCCCGAGGACGCCGAGGAGACGGAACTCGTCCCCGAGGTGTCCGCGGAGGATCTCGACGCTCGGCTGGACGAGACCGCCGAGGCGCTCGAGGCCGCCGAGACCGAAGCCGATCTCGACGATGTCGAAGCCGACCTCGACGACATCGAGGCGGACCTCGAACGCGCCGACCTCCCGGAACCGGACGAGGACGACGAGGACGCGGAGGACCCGCGCGAGGAGTTGGAGTCGCGCCTCTCCGACCAGCGCGACGACCTCGAGGAACAACGCGGCCCCTACGCGTCCGACGTGGTCGACGACATCGAATCGGCGCGGGCGACGATCGCCGACACCCGGTGGACCGACGCGGGCGAGGCTGACCTCCCGGGCGTCGTCGACGACTTCCTCGCCGCGGTGAACGAGGCGCTCGATGCGGATCTCGACCGCACGGGCGACGACGGTCCCGAGTCGCTGGCCGACGCGCTCGACGACGCGGTCGCGGCCGTCGAGGACGCGGACCTCGACGCCGACGAGGACGCCGACACCATCGCCGCCCTGCTCGAGGCGACCGACGCGCTGGAGACGGGCGTCGACGACGCCGAGGAGTGGGACGACCTCGAAACGCACGAACAGCTCCAGGCGCAGGGATTCTACGACGTGCTCGGGCACTACAAGGACTTCCCGCCTGAGCTTGCGGCGCTGAAGGAGCACGAGCAGCAGGGGAACGTCGAGATGGTGCTGCTCGCGCTCGACTCCCTGCAGTCGGAGTTCATGGAGGAGCACTGTCTGGACGCGCTCACGCGGATGAACGACGAGGGCGCCTTCGAGGCCATGCACCAGCGCGCACAGAAGCGCGACCAGCCCGCGATCCGCGCGCTCGGCAAGATGGCCGCCGAGGACGCCGTCGAGACGCTCGTCGAGTACGTCGACTCCGACTCGAACCCCGCCCTGCAGAAGGTGACGTTCAAGGCGCTCGGCGAGATCGGCCACGCCGACGCCGTCCAGCCGCTCGCGAACAAGCTCGCCATGGACAACGACGAGGTGCGCCCCTACGCGGCCCGCGCGCTGGGGCTCCTCGGCGACGCCCGCGCGGTCGACCCGCTGGCCGATGCCGCGGCCGACGACGAGAGCGACAACGTCCGCGCGGCCGCCCTGTGGGCGCTGCGCCAGATCGGCACCGAGGACGCGCTGGAGGCGGCCGCCGAGTTCGACGACGACCGCGCGTTCATCGTGCAGACGGAGGCCAAGAAGGCCCGCGACGCCCTCGACGCCGCCGGCGAGGGCGAGGAAGTCGCCGCGTAATCGCGACAACCCCGTCGCCGCGACCGGTTCTTACAACAGTTCTCCGACGAATAGCAGCGTGAACCCCAGCGAGACCAGCAGGCCGCCGACCCGGCCGAGGTTCGTGTGTTCGGTGACTTCGGCGGGCGCGATGTCGACGTCGTAGCTGTCCCACTCCTCCTCGTAGGTGACGTACGAGGGGACCTGAAAGAACTCCAGGGCGACGAGGGCGCCCCCGACGGCGCCCAGCGCGGCCCCGGCGAGCGTGACCCCCTCGGCGACGGTGACCATATCAGGTATCCGCCATTGTCGACGCAAAAACGCACCGAAGGCCGCCGGGGCCGGCCGCCGACGGTTCTGGACGACCCACGGAATCGGCGCGGCGAGGGTTGAAGTACGAATGGGGGACCACCCCGTCACAGTGGCACGCAGTATCGCTGCCGTCGTGTTCGCGCTCCTCCTCCTCGGGTTGACAGCGGCAGTGCCGACGACAGCGACGGCGACAGCGGCAGCGCCGGCGACGGGGACGGAAACGGCGACAGCGACGCCGACGCCGCAATCTCCATCGCCACCGGCGGCGGTCGCGACCGCCTCGGAACCGCCGGCGACGAACACCGGAGACCCGAAAGCCCCCCGGATCGTCGGCCTCCTCCCGAACCCCGTCGCCGCCGACGACGCCGGCGAGTACGTGTACCTGCGGCTGCCGGCCGGGAACTGGAGCCTCGACGACGGTGAGGACGTGGTCGCGATCCGACAACGACAACCGGGGACGGTCGTCGTGACCGCCGAGCCCGGGGCGTTGGTCGATCCACCGGACGGGCGCGTCGTCGCCCGCGGGCTCGCGCTGTCGAACGCCGGCGAGCGCGTCGTGCTCCGGCGCGGCGGGACGAACGGGACGGTCATCGACGCCGTCGAGTACGGGCGCGCACCCGAGGGCGAACGGTGGGTGCGCGGCGGGGATCCGGCGTGGCGACCGGTCGGGCTCGACCGCCGGGACCCGGTCACGCTGGGGGCCGCGAACGCGACGGCGTTCGTGCTCCCCGACGCCCCCGGAGAGCCGGTCGCACCTATCCGGGGGGCCGATGACCGGGTCCTGCTCGCGGGCTACACCTTCGCCTCCGAGCGTGTCACCGACGAGTTGATCGCCGCACACGAACGCGGTGTCTCGGTCCGAGTGCTCCTCGACGGCGGGCCAGTCGGCGGGACCTCCACGCGCCAGGCGGAACTGCTCGACGCGCTCGTCGCCGCGGGCGTCGAGGTGCGCGTGATCGACGGCCCGCGCGCCAGGTTCCGATACCACCACCCGAAGTACGTCGTCGCCGACGACGCGGCGGTCGTGCTCACGGAGAACTGGAAGCCGAGCGGCACCGGCGGCGGCGACAGCCGCGGCTGGGGCGTCACGCTCCGGTCGCCGCGGGCGGCCGACGCGCTCGCCGACGTGTTCCGCGCCGACGCCGGGTGGCGCGACGCCGTTCCCTGGGAGCGGTACCGCGCGGGCCGGTCGTTCGAACCCGTCGAGGCCGCGACCGGGTCGTACCCCACCCGTCACCCGCCGGCGGACGTGCACGTCGAGCGCGTTCGACTGCTGACCGCGCCCGGAAACGCGGAGTCGGCGGTCGTCGAGATCGTGGATAACGCCGATGATCGAGTCGACGTTCTGCAGCCGACCGTCGACGGCGGGCGGCTACTGGCGTCGCTTCGCCGCGCGGCCGAGCGCGGGGTGTGCGTGCGGCTGCTGCTGTCGAACGCCTGGTACGTCGCCGAGCGGAACGCCGCGCTGGTAGCCGACCTGAACCGTTGGGCCGACGCGGCGGGCGTTCCGTTCGAGGCGCGCGTCGCGGAGCCGTCCGGTCGCTACGGGAAGGTTCACGCGAAGGGCGTCGTCGCCGACGACACCGCGCTCGTGGGGTCGCTCAACTGGAACCCGACGAGCGCCCGCGAGAACCGCGAGGTTGTCGTCGCGCTGGAGGGCGAGGCGGTCGCGGGCTACTACCGCGAGAGCTTCGAGGCCGACTGGCGTGCCGGCGGCGGGAGGTGGGACGAACTGCCCCCCGCCGTCGCGGTCGCCGCGGTCGGGGCGGTCGCCGGCGCGGCGCTGTTCGTCAGGCGTCGGTTGACGTTCGACGACTCGGCGGAAACCGAGCAGATCGAACGAAGAGGGCCGTTCGGGTGAGCCTCCCGTTCCGTCGGGAGAGGACCGCCGCTCCGTCGGGATGCCTGCGGTCCGGCCCCGTCAGTCGTCGAGCTCGACCGTCGTCGACAGCTCCTCGTCCAGCTCGGCGTCGGCCATCTTGTCGACGAGCGCGTCGATCACGTCCTCGCGGCGACCCTCAACGAACTTGATCGACCCGACGACGAGGTGGCCGCCGCCGGAGACGCCCCCGCCGACGACCTCCTCGTTGAGCTCGGTGACCATCTGCGGGATGTCCAGACGAACGCCGTCACTGCGGAGGACGGCGAAGTCCGGCCCGTAGCCGATCGTGATGACGGGTTCGCCCGTCGCGCGCACCTTCCGGTCGTGGAGTTCGCCGGTGGTCTTGCCGGGCGCGGGGTAGGTGAACCGCTTGGCGAAGTTCTCCAGGTCGATGCGGTAGAGGTGGGCGTCGGAGTCGAGCCGCTCGTGTTCGACGTGCGGCTCGACGGCGTCGAGCTGCTCCTCCACGTCGCGCTCGGCGCGCGTCGAGAGGAACTCGACGAGGTCGCGGTGGCGGTCGGCGTCGTCGCTGCCGACGTCGAGCACGTCGCTCACGAGCGTCTTGCCCTCGCTGTATCGCAGCCAGTGGGCGGCGTAGTCGAGCGCCTCGCCGATGTCCTCGATGTCCTCGCGGTCGTAGCCGGCCGCGTCCGCGAGGTCGACGAACTCGTCCATCACCTCGGCCTTCGAGCGGTCCGACAGCCCCGCGACCGCGGGGACGTGTCGGAGCTCGTCGGTGACGCTCGGGTCGATGAGGCGCGCGAGCTCGACGCACATCATGCCCGTCGTGATGCGGTAGTCCTCGTCGTGGAGGTAGGGGTTGACGTGCGCGTCGAGCAGGTCGTTCACCGCCTCGGGGTCCGGGTGGTGGTGGTCGACGACGGCGATGGGCACGTCGTAGTGGGCGAGGTTCTTGTATGCGGGCACGTCCTCCTCGGTCGACCCGTTGTCGAGCATCAGGAGGAACGGGAGCTTCTGTCCGTGGCGGGCGCGACCCTCCAGCGCGAAGTTGAGGTCGCGGGTCACGTCCTCCATCTCGTAGAAGGGCGCCTTGCTCGGGAGGCGCTTGAGGGTGTGGCGCGCGGCGTCGTCGCCCTCGTGAACCTCCTCGATGAAGTTCTCCAGCGCGAGTTGGACCGGAATCGCCGCGCACATGCCGTCGCCGTCGGCGTGATGGCGGATGCGGATCGGCCGCCCCTCCAGCACCGTGCGGCGGAGCGTGCGCGCGAGGTCCTCCAGCTCGGGGCGGAGCTTCTCGAACGCCGGCCAGTCGACGAGCGGCTCGACCGCCTCCGGCTCGGCGCGCTCGCGCATCGCCTCATCGAGGCGCTCGCGGGCGGCCGCGGCCGTCTCGCCGTCGAGCACGTCGATGTCGTCGACCTCGAGCTGGGTGGTTCCCTCGTGCGTCTCGACGGAGCCGGAGACGCGGACGATGTCGCCGATCTCGACTTCGGGGTAGGCGCGGACGCCGGCCTCCTCGAAGGCGGCCGCCGCGATCACGCCCGTCTCGTCGGCGACGTGGAAGATCGTGGGGCCGCCGGTCTGTTTGATCTGGGAGATCTCCCCCTCGACGGTGACGGCGTCGCCGACGGTCGCGTCGGCGATCGCGACGATCTCCGGCTCGTGTTCGACGGCCAGGACGTTCGCCTCGCCGAGGTCGACGTCGGCGAGGTCGAACGACACGTCGCCGTTCTCCTTGAGCTCCTCGAGGAGGACGACCAGCTCGTCGCCCACGGCGAACGTCTCGCCGTCGAGGTTCGACTCGTGGAGCAGGCCCGATACGTCCTCGGAGATGTCGACGAAGACGCCGTAGTCGACCACGCCGTTGACCTCCGCGCGGTAGCGCGCGCCGACGTCCACGTCGGCCAGCGTGCAGGCGGGATCGAGTTCGTAGACCACGGGGCGGGAATCCCCCTCCCCGTTCTCGCCGGGTTCCCCGGCGGCGGAATCACTCATATCGGGTGGTGGGTGACGGCGGGTGTTAAGGGTTGTAGTATCGCTTCAGGGGTGTGCTGGAGGCACACCCCACGGAGTCGTCGGGTCCGAAGCGTGGCCATCGACACCCTTAGTTGGCGCCCGGTCGGAGATCCGCCAATGCGACTGTTCCGGTCGAGCGAGCTGCTCGGCATCGCGGCCGAGACCCTCACGTTCGCGCTGGAGGCGTCCCGGGACACCCACCCGGACGAGTACATGGGCTTTCTCCGGGCGACCGACGCGCGCGATCTCGGCCTCGACCGGAAGGGACAGGTGATCACCGACGTGCTCGTCATTCCCGGCACCACGTCGACGCCGGAGTCGGCGACCGTCCGCGAGCATATGAAACCCAACTCCTCGCGGGCGGTCGGCTCGATCCACTCCCACCCCAACGGCGTCCTCCGCCCCTCCGACGCCGATCTGGCGACGTTCCACGCGGGGGAGGTCCACATCATCCTGGGCGCTCCCTACGAGCGCGACTGCTGGCGTGCGTTCGACTCCGACGGCGACCCCCGCGATCTGGACGTGATCGACGTGGCGCTGCCCGAGGACGAGGCGTTCTTCGACTTCGACCAGACCGACATCGACGCGGAGCTGTACGATGAGTGAGGGACCCGACGGGAGCGGGCGCGAGGACGGGAGCGATGCGGACGGCGACGATGGCCCCCGGATCGCGCTCGCGCAGGGCACCTTCGACATCCTCCACCCCGGGCACCTCCACTACCTGGAGGACGCGGCCGCCCGCGGCGACGAACTCCACGTCATCGTCGCCCGGCGCGACAACGTGACGCACAAGCCCAAGCCCGTGTGCCCGGACCGGCAGCGCCGGGACATGATCGCCGCCCTCGAGGTCGTCGACGAGGCCCACCTCGGGCATCCGGAGGACTTCCTCGTCCCCGTACGCGATATCGACCCGGACGTGATCGTGCTCGGCTTCGACCAGCACCACGACGAGGCCGCCCTCGCCGACGCGCTCTCGGCGGCTGGCATCGACGCCGACGTGGCGCGCGCGACCGCCCGCGACCCGCGCTACGAGGGGGAACTCCTCTCGACGGGCGACATCGTCGACAAGTTGCTTCGCGAGCGCGACCGACGGTCGCACTCGGAACCGGAGTAGCTCCCCCGGCCCTCCTCCCGGACGGCGGGATCCCCTCACGTCTCCCCGACCGTCGCCTGCCAGAGGTACGCCGGCGCGAGCGCGACGACGAGGACGCCGAGGGCGACCGCGACGATCCCGAGCGCGCGCAGCGTCGGCGCCGCCGCCAGCGACCCGCGGAACGCCGCGGGCGTGCCTGCCGCGAGCAGGAGCGCGCCCGCGGCCCACACCCCGAACGCCCGTCGCGTGATCGCGACGGGAACCCCGTCGCCGAGGCGGGCGTACACCGCGACGAGGCCGATCCCCGCCGCCAGCGCGACGCCCGCGCCGACGAACGCGAGGACGACCGTGAGCAGCTGGAACGCCGGAAGCTGCGCGACCGGGGCGACGGCGGCGAGATCCCCCGCGACGATACTGGCTGTGGACACGGTAGTTACAGCCGGTCGTACTGCTGGAGTCCGTGTCGGACGGCGCCGACCGTCCGCGGTTCGCCGTCATCGGCGGCGTCGGCGACCCCGGTGGCGTCGACGTCGCCCGCGGCCGCCTCCCGGCCGCGCGCCGTGATGGGGAGCGTCATGCCGTGTGTGCACCCTCGGCGGCGACAAAAGCGTGCCGGGGTACGTGGCGACTGGACACGCGCGTGTCGACCGGACACGGGCGAGTTCGGCGCGTGATCCGGACAGTCGGGAGCGCGCGTCCCGGCACCCGTCTCACGACACGTGTTCGATGAGTTCGACGATGGAGCCTGCCGGGTCGACGAGGAACGCGATCCGGAGGTCGCCGAAGCGGTCGGGACCCATCACCCAGTCGACGCCGGAGCCGACGCCGTCGATCGCCTCGCGCGCGGCGGCGATGTCGTCGACGACGAACCCGAAGTGGAGCAGGCCGTTCGGCATCGACTCCACGTCGCCGGTCGCCTCGTACGGCGCCCGGTCGAAGACGTACACGCGCTTGTCGGCCACCTCCAGGGCCACGTGGTCGACGGCCGTCGGGCCCTCGCCGTCCTCCGCGTGTCCACGCTCGATGATCGTTCCGTCGAACGCCGCCTCGTAGAACGCCGCCGTCGCGTCCACGTCGTCGGCCTTCAGCGCCACGTGAAAGAACGAGTTCGGTGTCACGCTCGACCCCACACACCCCGGGACCAAGTCGTTGCCGGCGGCGACCGATCATCAGGCCGCCGCGGCGACGAGGCGTTTTTCACCGTCCCGACGGAACATATGACCATGGAAGTCCGGGGCGAGCGCGAGTGTACGGAGTGCGGGACCCGCTGGTCGTACTTCGAGACTGGGAGCGTCGCGTGTCCGGACTGCGGAAGCCTCCGGAGCGTCGGGACCGGCGAGCGCCGCAAACACACCGACGCGCCGGCGGAGATAGACCTGACGTCCGTGCTGGCGCGGCTCGACGACACGCCGCTTTCGGACCTCGTCGACGAGATCAAAGCCGAGTGTCGGACGTACCTCCGCAAGCGGGGGTTCATCCGCGGGGGCGAGCTCGCGCCGTTGGACGATGCGTACCTCGCGGCCGCCGAACTCCGCCACGCGGCCGACGTGTACGGCCGGATCGCCGGCCCCGGCGGCGGACGCGCGGACGCGACGATCCACGACGGGGACCGGGGGCCCGAGGGCGCGAGCCCCGGCGTCACCGACGACGAGGAGTGGTACCTCACGACCCTGCTGCGGGCGGCCGACACGGGCGAGCGCCCGGACGCGGGCGACGTCCCCCCGCGGATGCACGAGGCGCGCGGGCTCGCGGCCGCCGAGGCGGCGCTGGAGTACCGGACGGACGTGTCGACGTACCTCGACGAGCACCCGGACCCCGAGGCGAACCGAACGCTCGGCGCGATCCGCGACCGCGCGAAGCGGATCGACGCGCTCGGCGGCGACGTGGAGCCGGCCGAGGCCGACGCGCTCGTCGGCGCGGCCGCGGAGCTGGGTCGCTATCTCATCGCCGGCGACGAGGAGGCGCTGGCGAGCGCACGGGAGCGGTTACAACGACTGGAGTAGGACCGCGTACGACGGGACGACGGGGCGAGGCACACAGGAGTTCCTGCGGAGTACTCGGACGGTCTCGTCTCACCGCCCAGTTGTCGTCTCCAGCAGGTAGCAGTAGCCGGTGAGCCCCACGAAGCCCGTTCCCCCGCTGATCGCGTCACGGATCTCCGCGCGCCACGCGTCCGCGACGGTTCTCGTGACGGCGTCGTGGTCGGCGGCGAACTCGGTCACGAACTCGATCAGCGTCCCCGCGAACGAGTCGGGCGTCGGGTCGGCGTCCGCGACGGTGTACGGGTCGATCGATCGGACCGAGAATCCCGCCGACTCGGCCGGTCCACGCAGACGGGACCCGAGCGTCGGATGGGCGCAGTGGTCCCGCCACGAAGCGAGCACCGTTTCGGTTCGGTCGGGGTCCCCACCCCGGACGACGAAGGTGTCCCAGTCCGCGAGAAACACCGCCGCACGGCCACCCGTGCGGAGGACTCGCCGGAGTTCCGCCAGCGCCGTCGACGGGTCCTCGACGTACTGAAGCACCTGGACGACGGTCGCCGCGTCGGCCGCGTCCCTCGCGATCGGGAGGTCGGTCGCGTCGCCGCGGGCCACCCGGGCGTTCGGTGACGACGCGAGTCGATCGCGTGCCAGCGCGCACATCGGCGACGAGCGGTCGACGCCGACCACCTCGCCGTCCTCGCCGACGGCGTCGGCGAGCTCCAGCGGCTCGAACCCGGGACCGCATCCGACGGAGACGACGGTTTCGCCGTCGGTGGGATCGAGCGACTCTCGAACGAAGCGCCG
This genomic stretch from Halobaculum roseum harbors:
- the dpsA gene encoding DNA starvation/stationary phase protection protein DpsA produces the protein MSTQKRVLKSAGDVEGSEALRMDAEKAEQIIDALNTDLAATYVLYHQLRKHHWNVEGAEFRDLHIFLGEAAENAEAFADELAERVQALGGVPHASMTTLQEEAPIEPEDEDVYDIRTSLANDMEMYGDIIETLREHVELADGLGDPTTGEILRENIVQVEEDAHHIEHYLEDDTLVTEGTMQ
- a CDS encoding carbon-nitrogen hydrolase family protein, producing the protein MPIVAVPQLSVADLDTAANLDAVAERVAALPDRVAVALFPEYALTGFVADERAHGVALDREGPELDRLRSVAADNDLAVVAGYLERGASDDRLYNALAYVAPDGDTTVYRKRHLRGSEADVVTAGDDRVVVETPAGSTGLVTCYDLNFVGDSAAFAADRVDALFVAGAWPAAHSENWRLLLRARALDGVRWVVGAGRTGVRDVPDAPETAYAGRSAVVRPDGAVAAALNRDERDLIADLDSEVLAEQREFIPVLDAAGNDDLRRPNPRSGSRNDNGV
- a CDS encoding HEAT repeat domain-containing protein encodes the protein MSDDDPAEESGDPEDAEETELVPEVSAEDLDARLDETAEALEAAETEADLDDVEADLDDIEADLERADLPEPDEDDEDAEDPREELESRLSDQRDDLEEQRGPYASDVVDDIESARATIADTRWTDAGEADLPGVVDDFLAAVNEALDADLDRTGDDGPESLADALDDAVAAVEDADLDADEDADTIAALLEATDALETGVDDAEEWDDLETHEQLQAQGFYDVLGHYKDFPPELAALKEHEQQGNVEMVLLALDSLQSEFMEEHCLDALTRMNDEGAFEAMHQRAQKRDQPAIRALGKMAAEDAVETLVEYVDSDSNPALQKVTFKALGEIGHADAVQPLANKLAMDNDEVRPYAARALGLLGDARAVDPLADAAADDESDNVRAAALWALRQIGTEDALEAAAEFDDDRAFIVQTEAKKARDALDAAGEGEEVAA
- a CDS encoding phospholipase D-like domain-containing protein, with the protein product MARSIAAVVFALLLLGLTAAVPTTATATAAAPATGTETATATPTPQSPSPPAAVATASEPPATNTGDPKAPRIVGLLPNPVAADDAGEYVYLRLPAGNWSLDDGEDVVAIRQRQPGTVVVTAEPGALVDPPDGRVVARGLALSNAGERVVLRRGGTNGTVIDAVEYGRAPEGERWVRGGDPAWRPVGLDRRDPVTLGAANATAFVLPDAPGEPVAPIRGADDRVLLAGYTFASERVTDELIAAHERGVSVRVLLDGGPVGGTSTRQAELLDALVAAGVEVRVIDGPRARFRYHHPKYVVADDAAVVLTENWKPSGTGGGDSRGWGVTLRSPRAADALADVFRADAGWRDAVPWERYRAGRSFEPVEAATGSYPTRHPPADVHVERVRLLTAPGNAESAVVEIVDNADDRVDVLQPTVDGGRLLASLRRAAERGVCVRLLLSNAWYVAERNAALVADLNRWADAAGVPFEARVAEPSGRYGKVHAKGVVADDTALVGSLNWNPTSARENREVVVALEGEAVAGYYRESFEADWRAGGGRWDELPPAVAVAAVGAVAGAALFVRRRLTFDDSAETEQIERRGPFG
- a CDS encoding DHH family phosphoesterase, producing the protein MSDSAAGEPGENGEGDSRPVVYELDPACTLADVDVGARYRAEVNGVVDYGVFVDISEDVSGLLHESNLDGETFAVGDELVVLLEELKENGDVSFDLADVDLGEANVLAVEHEPEIVAIADATVGDAVTVEGEISQIKQTGGPTIFHVADETGVIAAAAFEEAGVRAYPEVEIGDIVRVSGSVETHEGTTQLEVDDIDVLDGETAAAARERLDEAMRERAEPEAVEPLVDWPAFEKLRPELEDLARTLRRTVLEGRPIRIRHHADGDGMCAAIPVQLALENFIEEVHEGDDAARHTLKRLPSKAPFYEMEDVTRDLNFALEGRARHGQKLPFLLMLDNGSTEEDVPAYKNLAHYDVPIAVVDHHHPDPEAVNDLLDAHVNPYLHDEDYRITTGMMCVELARLIDPSVTDELRHVPAVAGLSDRSKAEVMDEFVDLADAAGYDREDIEDIGEALDYAAHWLRYSEGKTLVSDVLDVGSDDADRHRDLVEFLSTRAERDVEEQLDAVEPHVEHERLDSDAHLYRIDLENFAKRFTYPAPGKTTGELHDRKVRATGEPVITIGYGPDFAVLRSDGVRLDIPQMVTELNEEVVGGGVSGGGHLVVGSIKFVEGRREDVIDALVDKMADAELDEELSTTVELDD
- a CDS encoding Mov34/MPN/PAD-1 family protein, whose protein sequence is MRLFRSSELLGIAAETLTFALEASRDTHPDEYMGFLRATDARDLGLDRKGQVITDVLVIPGTTSTPESATVREHMKPNSSRAVGSIHSHPNGVLRPSDADLATFHAGEVHIILGAPYERDCWRAFDSDGDPRDLDVIDVALPEDEAFFDFDQTDIDAELYDE
- a CDS encoding FAD synthase, which gives rise to MSEGPDGSGREDGSDADGDDGPRIALAQGTFDILHPGHLHYLEDAAARGDELHVIVARRDNVTHKPKPVCPDRQRRDMIAALEVVDEAHLGHPEDFLVPVRDIDPDVIVLGFDQHHDEAALADALSAAGIDADVARATARDPRYEGELLSTGDIVDKLLRERDRRSHSEPE
- a CDS encoding VOC family protein translates to MTPNSFFHVALKADDVDATAAFYEAAFDGTIIERGHAEDGEGPTAVDHVALEVADKRVYVFDRAPYEATGDVESMPNGLLHFGFVVDDIAAAREAIDGVGSGVDWVMGPDRFGDLRIAFLVDPAGSIVELIEHVS
- a CDS encoding DUF7117 family protein, which codes for MEVRGERECTECGTRWSYFETGSVACPDCGSLRSVGTGERRKHTDAPAEIDLTSVLARLDDTPLSDLVDEIKAECRTYLRKRGFIRGGELAPLDDAYLAAAELRHAADVYGRIAGPGGGRADATIHDGDRGPEGASPGVTDDEEWYLTTLLRAADTGERPDAGDVPPRMHEARGLAAAEAALEYRTDVSTYLDEHPDPEANRTLGAIRDRAKRIDALGGDVEPAEADALVGAAAELGRYLIAGDEEALASARERLQRLE
- a CDS encoding methyltransferase domain-containing protein yields the protein MTRDAGTFEYDAEEARAEEDAYRTAGAAERRRFVRESLDPTDGETVVSVGCGPGFEPLELADAVGEDGEVVGVDRSSPMCALARDRLASSPNARVARGDATDLPIARDAADAATVVQVLQYVEDPSTALAELRRVLRTGGRAAVFLADWDTFVVRGGDPDRTETVLASWRDHCAHPTLGSRLRGPAESAGFSVRSIDPYTVADADPTPDSFAGTLIEFVTEFAADHDAVTRTVADAWRAEIRDAISGGTGFVGLTGYCYLLETTTGR